A genomic window from Salvia hispanica cultivar TCC Black 2014 chromosome 5, UniMelb_Shisp_WGS_1.0, whole genome shotgun sequence includes:
- the LOC125188512 gene encoding uncharacterized protein LOC125188512 isoform X2 produces MSLFARFEGQIHFLASCAKLVFLLPKRITALFLFLILVRKIKLQNSEVLSESLVLLPCNYVCHAEVNTILNRNHASAARQVSHFIFFVTFAHLFLNSGVQFLTLMYMIYHTEALRDHVSLQRMCKDYYSGVSEVIYYVEKHLDNPDVAYVASHKLLSMAGIKVRRHEPQMDQILIKFYELLPIPHICFGTAAMASHRTPVSRNYAAAPDAVTVPFGDNPLHPIAVVLRRSYHGGHARVDHRGRGKGKFNSQEADGWQRKPLSNDSSNAVIASNNNNVGEASENSMMYPVGKVEGDLAEVCDSADIQAQKEEEERVREQKAKALAKLEELDRRKQAGANQKAVSLTQQCTVRSYPLLYPVRNPRARYLLSGNRIAEFQKINRDIDLQTSIMVVVVIPLFGLLRLRLRMN; encoded by the exons ATGTCCTTGTTTGCTAGATTTGAGGGCCAAATCCATTTCCTTGCTTCTTGCGCCAAACTGGTGTTCTTGTTGCCCAAACGAATCACAGCTTTGTTTTTATTCTTGATCCTcgtaaggaaaataaaattgcaaaatagtGAAGTTTTATCCGAGTCCTTAGTCTTGCTTCCTTGCAATTATGTATGCCATGCTGAAGTCAATACTATCTTaaacagaaatcatgcatcTGCTGCACGGCAAGTCAgtcactttattttctttgttactTTTGctcatttatttctaaattccGGTGTACAATTTCTGACTCTTATGTACATGATTTACCATACAGAGGCTTTACGTGACCATGTTTCCTTGCAACGAATGTGCAAAGATTATTATTCAG GTGTTTCAGAAGTTATCTACTATGTGGAAAAGCATCTGGATAACCCGGATGTTGCTTATGTTGCTTCTCACAAGCTTCTATCTATGGCAGGCATAAAA GTGAGGAGACATGAGCCTCAGATGGATCAGATCTTGATCAAATTCTATGAATTATTGCCCATCCCTCACATCTGCT TTGGTACTGCTGCTATGGCTTCTCATAGGACTCCTGTTTCCAGAAACTATGCTGCTGCCCCGGATGCAGTGACAGTTCCTTTTGGTGATAATCCATTGCACCCAATTGCTGTCGTCCTTAG GAGATCGTATCATGGTGGGCATGCTAGAGTTGATCATCGTGGACGTGGTAAAGGGAAGTTCAATAGTCAGGAAGCTGATGGATGGCAAAGGAAGCCTCTCAGTAATGATTCCTCAAATGCAGTTATAGCTTCAAACAATAATAATGTTGGAGAGGCTTCTGAGAATTCTATGATGTATCCAGTAGGGAAGGTTGAGGGAGATTTGGCTGAAGTATGTGATTCAGCTGATATTCAGGCACAG aaggaagaggaagaacGAGTAAGGGAGCAGAAGGCCAAGGCTCTTGCTAAACTAGAAGAATTGGACCGCCGAAAACAAGCAGGTGCAAACCAGAAGGCTGTGAGCCTGACACAGCAGTGCACAGTCAGGAGCTATCCTCTTCTCTATCCAGTGAGGAATCCCAGAGCAAGGTACCTACTCAGTGGAAACCGAATCGCAGAATTCCAAAAAATCAACAGGGACATAGATTTACAGACAAGCATCATGGTAGTGGTAGTGATACCGTTGTTTGGGCTCCTAAGGCTAAGGCTTCGGATGAATTGA
- the LOC125188512 gene encoding uncharacterized protein LOC125188512 isoform X1, protein MSLFARFEGQIHFLASCAKLVFLLPKRITALFLFLILVRKIKLQNSEVLSESLVLLPCNYVCHAEVNTILNRNHASAARQVSHFIFFVTFAHLFLNSGVQFLTLMYMIYHTEALRDHVSLQRMCKDYYSGVSEVIYYVEKHLDNPDVAYVASHKLLSMAGIKVRRHEPQMDQILIKFYELLPIPHICFGTAAMASHRTPVSRNYAAAPDAVTVPFGDNPLHPIAVVLRRSYHGGHARVDHRGRGKGKFNSQEADGWQRKPLSNDSSNAVIASNNNNVGEASENSMMYPVGKVEGDLAEVCDSADIQAQDDKQRYLQLQKEEEERVREQKAKALAKLEELDRRKQAGANQKAVSLTQQCTVRSYPLLYPVRNPRARYLLSGNRIAEFQKINRDIDLQTSIMVVVVIPLFGLLRLRLRMN, encoded by the exons ATGTCCTTGTTTGCTAGATTTGAGGGCCAAATCCATTTCCTTGCTTCTTGCGCCAAACTGGTGTTCTTGTTGCCCAAACGAATCACAGCTTTGTTTTTATTCTTGATCCTcgtaaggaaaataaaattgcaaaatagtGAAGTTTTATCCGAGTCCTTAGTCTTGCTTCCTTGCAATTATGTATGCCATGCTGAAGTCAATACTATCTTaaacagaaatcatgcatcTGCTGCACGGCAAGTCAgtcactttattttctttgttactTTTGctcatttatttctaaattccGGTGTACAATTTCTGACTCTTATGTACATGATTTACCATACAGAGGCTTTACGTGACCATGTTTCCTTGCAACGAATGTGCAAAGATTATTATTCAG GTGTTTCAGAAGTTATCTACTATGTGGAAAAGCATCTGGATAACCCGGATGTTGCTTATGTTGCTTCTCACAAGCTTCTATCTATGGCAGGCATAAAA GTGAGGAGACATGAGCCTCAGATGGATCAGATCTTGATCAAATTCTATGAATTATTGCCCATCCCTCACATCTGCT TTGGTACTGCTGCTATGGCTTCTCATAGGACTCCTGTTTCCAGAAACTATGCTGCTGCCCCGGATGCAGTGACAGTTCCTTTTGGTGATAATCCATTGCACCCAATTGCTGTCGTCCTTAG GAGATCGTATCATGGTGGGCATGCTAGAGTTGATCATCGTGGACGTGGTAAAGGGAAGTTCAATAGTCAGGAAGCTGATGGATGGCAAAGGAAGCCTCTCAGTAATGATTCCTCAAATGCAGTTATAGCTTCAAACAATAATAATGTTGGAGAGGCTTCTGAGAATTCTATGATGTATCCAGTAGGGAAGGTTGAGGGAGATTTGGCTGAAGTATGTGATTCAGCTGATATTCAGGCACAG GATGACAAGCAACGGTACCTTCAACTACagaaggaagaggaagaacGAGTAAGGGAGCAGAAGGCCAAGGCTCTTGCTAAACTAGAAGAATTGGACCGCCGAAAACAAGCAGGTGCAAACCAGAAGGCTGTGAGCCTGACACAGCAGTGCACAGTCAGGAGCTATCCTCTTCTCTATCCAGTGAGGAATCCCAGAGCAAGGTACCTACTCAGTGGAAACCGAATCGCAGAATTCCAAAAAATCAACAGGGACATAGATTTACAGACAAGCATCATGGTAGTGGTAGTGATACCGTTGTTTGGGCTCCTAAGGCTAAGGCTTCGGATGAATTGA
- the LOC125188512 gene encoding uncharacterized protein LOC125188512 isoform X9 produces MSLFARFEGQIHFLASCAKLVFLLPKRITALFLFLILRLYVTMFPCNECAKIIIQSGVSEVIYYVEKHLDNPDVAYVASHKLLSMAGIKVRRHEPQMDQILIKFYELLPIPHICFGTAAMASHRTPVSRNYAAAPDAVTVPFGDNPLHPIAVVLRRSYHGGHARVDHRGRGKGKFNSQEADGWQRKPLSNDSSNAVIASNNNNVGEASENSMMYPVGKVEGDLAEVCDSADIQAQDDKQRYLQLQKEEEERVREQKAKALAKLEELDRRKQAGANQKAVSLTQQCTVRSYPLLYPVRNPRARYLLSGNRIAEFQKINRDIDLQTSIMVVVVIPLFGLLRLRLRMN; encoded by the exons ATGTCCTTGTTTGCTAGATTTGAGGGCCAAATCCATTTCCTTGCTTCTTGCGCCAAACTGGTGTTCTTGTTGCCCAAACGAATCACAGCTTTGTTTTTATTCTTGATCCTc AGGCTTTACGTGACCATGTTTCCTTGCAACGAATGTGCAAAGATTATTATTCAG TCAGGTGTTTCAGAAGTTATCTACTATGTGGAAAAGCATCTGGATAACCCGGATGTTGCTTATGTTGCTTCTCACAAGCTTCTATCTATGGCAGGCATAAAA GTGAGGAGACATGAGCCTCAGATGGATCAGATCTTGATCAAATTCTATGAATTATTGCCCATCCCTCACATCTGCT TTGGTACTGCTGCTATGGCTTCTCATAGGACTCCTGTTTCCAGAAACTATGCTGCTGCCCCGGATGCAGTGACAGTTCCTTTTGGTGATAATCCATTGCACCCAATTGCTGTCGTCCTTAG GAGATCGTATCATGGTGGGCATGCTAGAGTTGATCATCGTGGACGTGGTAAAGGGAAGTTCAATAGTCAGGAAGCTGATGGATGGCAAAGGAAGCCTCTCAGTAATGATTCCTCAAATGCAGTTATAGCTTCAAACAATAATAATGTTGGAGAGGCTTCTGAGAATTCTATGATGTATCCAGTAGGGAAGGTTGAGGGAGATTTGGCTGAAGTATGTGATTCAGCTGATATTCAGGCACAG GATGACAAGCAACGGTACCTTCAACTACagaaggaagaggaagaacGAGTAAGGGAGCAGAAGGCCAAGGCTCTTGCTAAACTAGAAGAATTGGACCGCCGAAAACAAGCAGGTGCAAACCAGAAGGCTGTGAGCCTGACACAGCAGTGCACAGTCAGGAGCTATCCTCTTCTCTATCCAGTGAGGAATCCCAGAGCAAGGTACCTACTCAGTGGAAACCGAATCGCAGAATTCCAAAAAATCAACAGGGACATAGATTTACAGACAAGCATCATGGTAGTGGTAGTGATACCGTTGTTTGGGCTCCTAAGGCTAAGGCTTCGGATGAATTGA
- the LOC125188512 gene encoding uncharacterized protein LOC125188512 isoform X7, with protein sequence MSLFARFEGQIHFLASCAKLVFLLPKRITALFLFLILKSCICCTRLYVTMFPCNECAKIIIQSGVSEVIYYVEKHLDNPDVAYVASHKLLSMAGIKVRRHEPQMDQILIKFYELLPIPHICFGTAAMASHRTPVSRNYAAAPDAVTVPFGDNPLHPIAVVLRRSYHGGHARVDHRGRGKGKFNSQEADGWQRKPLSNDSSNAVIASNNNNVGEASENSMMYPVGKVEGDLAEVCDSADIQAQDDKQRYLQLQKEEEERVREQKAKALAKLEELDRRKQAGANQKAVSLTQQCTVRSYPLLYPVRNPRARYLLSGNRIAEFQKINRDIDLQTSIMVVVVIPLFGLLRLRLRMN encoded by the exons ATGTCCTTGTTTGCTAGATTTGAGGGCCAAATCCATTTCCTTGCTTCTTGCGCCAAACTGGTGTTCTTGTTGCCCAAACGAATCACAGCTTTGTTTTTATTCTTGATCCTc aaatcatgcatcTGCTGCACG AGGCTTTACGTGACCATGTTTCCTTGCAACGAATGTGCAAAGATTATTATTCAG TCAGGTGTTTCAGAAGTTATCTACTATGTGGAAAAGCATCTGGATAACCCGGATGTTGCTTATGTTGCTTCTCACAAGCTTCTATCTATGGCAGGCATAAAA GTGAGGAGACATGAGCCTCAGATGGATCAGATCTTGATCAAATTCTATGAATTATTGCCCATCCCTCACATCTGCT TTGGTACTGCTGCTATGGCTTCTCATAGGACTCCTGTTTCCAGAAACTATGCTGCTGCCCCGGATGCAGTGACAGTTCCTTTTGGTGATAATCCATTGCACCCAATTGCTGTCGTCCTTAG GAGATCGTATCATGGTGGGCATGCTAGAGTTGATCATCGTGGACGTGGTAAAGGGAAGTTCAATAGTCAGGAAGCTGATGGATGGCAAAGGAAGCCTCTCAGTAATGATTCCTCAAATGCAGTTATAGCTTCAAACAATAATAATGTTGGAGAGGCTTCTGAGAATTCTATGATGTATCCAGTAGGGAAGGTTGAGGGAGATTTGGCTGAAGTATGTGATTCAGCTGATATTCAGGCACAG GATGACAAGCAACGGTACCTTCAACTACagaaggaagaggaagaacGAGTAAGGGAGCAGAAGGCCAAGGCTCTTGCTAAACTAGAAGAATTGGACCGCCGAAAACAAGCAGGTGCAAACCAGAAGGCTGTGAGCCTGACACAGCAGTGCACAGTCAGGAGCTATCCTCTTCTCTATCCAGTGAGGAATCCCAGAGCAAGGTACCTACTCAGTGGAAACCGAATCGCAGAATTCCAAAAAATCAACAGGGACATAGATTTACAGACAAGCATCATGGTAGTGGTAGTGATACCGTTGTTTGGGCTCCTAAGGCTAAGGCTTCGGATGAATTGA
- the LOC125188512 gene encoding uncharacterized protein LOC125188512 isoform X8 gives MSLFARFEGQIHFLASCAKLVFLLPKRITALFLFLILKSCICCTAKALRDHVSLQRMCKDYYSGVSEVIYYVEKHLDNPDVAYVASHKLLSMAGIKVRRHEPQMDQILIKFYELLPIPHICFGTAAMASHRTPVSRNYAAAPDAVTVPFGDNPLHPIAVVLRRSYHGGHARVDHRGRGKGKFNSQEADGWQRKPLSNDSSNAVIASNNNNVGEASENSMMYPVGKVEGDLAEVCDSADIQAQDDKQRYLQLQKEEEERVREQKAKALAKLEELDRRKQAGANQKAVSLTQQCTVRSYPLLYPVRNPRARYLLSGNRIAEFQKINRDIDLQTSIMVVVVIPLFGLLRLRLRMN, from the exons ATGTCCTTGTTTGCTAGATTTGAGGGCCAAATCCATTTCCTTGCTTCTTGCGCCAAACTGGTGTTCTTGTTGCCCAAACGAATCACAGCTTTGTTTTTATTCTTGATCCTc aaatcatgcatcTGCTGCACGGCAA AGGCTTTACGTGACCATGTTTCCTTGCAACGAATGTGCAAAGATTATTATTCAG GTGTTTCAGAAGTTATCTACTATGTGGAAAAGCATCTGGATAACCCGGATGTTGCTTATGTTGCTTCTCACAAGCTTCTATCTATGGCAGGCATAAAA GTGAGGAGACATGAGCCTCAGATGGATCAGATCTTGATCAAATTCTATGAATTATTGCCCATCCCTCACATCTGCT TTGGTACTGCTGCTATGGCTTCTCATAGGACTCCTGTTTCCAGAAACTATGCTGCTGCCCCGGATGCAGTGACAGTTCCTTTTGGTGATAATCCATTGCACCCAATTGCTGTCGTCCTTAG GAGATCGTATCATGGTGGGCATGCTAGAGTTGATCATCGTGGACGTGGTAAAGGGAAGTTCAATAGTCAGGAAGCTGATGGATGGCAAAGGAAGCCTCTCAGTAATGATTCCTCAAATGCAGTTATAGCTTCAAACAATAATAATGTTGGAGAGGCTTCTGAGAATTCTATGATGTATCCAGTAGGGAAGGTTGAGGGAGATTTGGCTGAAGTATGTGATTCAGCTGATATTCAGGCACAG GATGACAAGCAACGGTACCTTCAACTACagaaggaagaggaagaacGAGTAAGGGAGCAGAAGGCCAAGGCTCTTGCTAAACTAGAAGAATTGGACCGCCGAAAACAAGCAGGTGCAAACCAGAAGGCTGTGAGCCTGACACAGCAGTGCACAGTCAGGAGCTATCCTCTTCTCTATCCAGTGAGGAATCCCAGAGCAAGGTACCTACTCAGTGGAAACCGAATCGCAGAATTCCAAAAAATCAACAGGGACATAGATTTACAGACAAGCATCATGGTAGTGGTAGTGATACCGTTGTTTGGGCTCCTAAGGCTAAGGCTTCGGATGAATTGA
- the LOC125188512 gene encoding uncharacterized protein LOC125188512 isoform X17, whose product MFPCNECAKIIIQSGVSEVIYYVEKHLDNPDVAYVASHKLLSMAGIKVRRHEPQMDQILIKFYELLPIPHICFGTAAMASHRTPVSRNYAAAPDAVTVPFGDNPLHPIAVVLRRSYHGGHARVDHRGRGKGKFNSQEADGWQRKPLSNDSSNAVIASNNNNVGEASENSMMYPVGKVEGDLAEVCDSADIQAQDDKQRYLQLQKEEEERVREQKAKALAKLEELDRRKQAGANQKAVSLTQQCTVRSYPLLYPVRNPRARYLLSGNRIAEFQKINRDIDLQTSIMVVVVIPLFGLLRLRLRMN is encoded by the exons ATGTTTCCTTGCAACGAATGTGCAAAGATTATTATTCAG TCAGGTGTTTCAGAAGTTATCTACTATGTGGAAAAGCATCTGGATAACCCGGATGTTGCTTATGTTGCTTCTCACAAGCTTCTATCTATGGCAGGCATAAAA GTGAGGAGACATGAGCCTCAGATGGATCAGATCTTGATCAAATTCTATGAATTATTGCCCATCCCTCACATCTGCT TTGGTACTGCTGCTATGGCTTCTCATAGGACTCCTGTTTCCAGAAACTATGCTGCTGCCCCGGATGCAGTGACAGTTCCTTTTGGTGATAATCCATTGCACCCAATTGCTGTCGTCCTTAG GAGATCGTATCATGGTGGGCATGCTAGAGTTGATCATCGTGGACGTGGTAAAGGGAAGTTCAATAGTCAGGAAGCTGATGGATGGCAAAGGAAGCCTCTCAGTAATGATTCCTCAAATGCAGTTATAGCTTCAAACAATAATAATGTTGGAGAGGCTTCTGAGAATTCTATGATGTATCCAGTAGGGAAGGTTGAGGGAGATTTGGCTGAAGTATGTGATTCAGCTGATATTCAGGCACAG GATGACAAGCAACGGTACCTTCAACTACagaaggaagaggaagaacGAGTAAGGGAGCAGAAGGCCAAGGCTCTTGCTAAACTAGAAGAATTGGACCGCCGAAAACAAGCAGGTGCAAACCAGAAGGCTGTGAGCCTGACACAGCAGTGCACAGTCAGGAGCTATCCTCTTCTCTATCCAGTGAGGAATCCCAGAGCAAGGTACCTACTCAGTGGAAACCGAATCGCAGAATTCCAAAAAATCAACAGGGACATAGATTTACAGACAAGCATCATGGTAGTGGTAGTGATACCGTTGTTTGGGCTCCTAAGGCTAAGGCTTCGGATGAATTGA
- the LOC125188512 gene encoding uncharacterized protein LOC125188512 isoform X10, whose translation MTLCFSVDIELPWYKKHPKKSCICCTAKALRDHVSLQRMCKDYYSGVSEVIYYVEKHLDNPDVAYVASHKLLSMAGIKVRRHEPQMDQILIKFYELLPIPHICFGTAAMASHRTPVSRNYAAAPDAVTVPFGDNPLHPIAVVLRRSYHGGHARVDHRGRGKGKFNSQEADGWQRKPLSNDSSNAVIASNNNNVGEASENSMMYPVGKVEGDLAEVCDSADIQAQDDKQRYLQLQKEEEERVREQKAKALAKLEELDRRKQAGANQKAVSLTQQCTVRSYPLLYPVRNPRARYLLSGNRIAEFQKINRDIDLQTSIMVVVVIPLFGLLRLRLRMN comes from the exons ATGACGCTGTGTTTCTCTGTGGATATCGAGCTCCCATGGTACAAGAAACACCCAAAG aaatcatgcatcTGCTGCACGGCAA AGGCTTTACGTGACCATGTTTCCTTGCAACGAATGTGCAAAGATTATTATTCAG GTGTTTCAGAAGTTATCTACTATGTGGAAAAGCATCTGGATAACCCGGATGTTGCTTATGTTGCTTCTCACAAGCTTCTATCTATGGCAGGCATAAAA GTGAGGAGACATGAGCCTCAGATGGATCAGATCTTGATCAAATTCTATGAATTATTGCCCATCCCTCACATCTGCT TTGGTACTGCTGCTATGGCTTCTCATAGGACTCCTGTTTCCAGAAACTATGCTGCTGCCCCGGATGCAGTGACAGTTCCTTTTGGTGATAATCCATTGCACCCAATTGCTGTCGTCCTTAG GAGATCGTATCATGGTGGGCATGCTAGAGTTGATCATCGTGGACGTGGTAAAGGGAAGTTCAATAGTCAGGAAGCTGATGGATGGCAAAGGAAGCCTCTCAGTAATGATTCCTCAAATGCAGTTATAGCTTCAAACAATAATAATGTTGGAGAGGCTTCTGAGAATTCTATGATGTATCCAGTAGGGAAGGTTGAGGGAGATTTGGCTGAAGTATGTGATTCAGCTGATATTCAGGCACAG GATGACAAGCAACGGTACCTTCAACTACagaaggaagaggaagaacGAGTAAGGGAGCAGAAGGCCAAGGCTCTTGCTAAACTAGAAGAATTGGACCGCCGAAAACAAGCAGGTGCAAACCAGAAGGCTGTGAGCCTGACACAGCAGTGCACAGTCAGGAGCTATCCTCTTCTCTATCCAGTGAGGAATCCCAGAGCAAGGTACCTACTCAGTGGAAACCGAATCGCAGAATTCCAAAAAATCAACAGGGACATAGATTTACAGACAAGCATCATGGTAGTGGTAGTGATACCGTTGTTTGGGCTCCTAAGGCTAAGGCTTCGGATGAATTGA
- the LOC125188512 gene encoding uncharacterized protein LOC125188512 isoform X19, translating into MCKDYYSGVSEVIYYVEKHLDNPDVAYVASHKLLSMAGIKVRRHEPQMDQILIKFYELLPIPHICFGTAAMASHRTPVSRNYAAAPDAVTVPFGDNPLHPIAVVLRRSYHGGHARVDHRGRGKGKFNSQEADGWQRKPLSNDSSNAVIASNNNNVGEASENSMMYPVGKVEGDLAEVCDSADIQAQDDKQRYLQLQKEEEERVREQKAKALAKLEELDRRKQAGANQKAVSLTQQCTVRSYPLLYPVRNPRARYLLSGNRIAEFQKINRDIDLQTSIMVVVVIPLFGLLRLRLRMN; encoded by the exons ATGTGCAAAGATTATTATTCAG GTGTTTCAGAAGTTATCTACTATGTGGAAAAGCATCTGGATAACCCGGATGTTGCTTATGTTGCTTCTCACAAGCTTCTATCTATGGCAGGCATAAAA GTGAGGAGACATGAGCCTCAGATGGATCAGATCTTGATCAAATTCTATGAATTATTGCCCATCCCTCACATCTGCT TTGGTACTGCTGCTATGGCTTCTCATAGGACTCCTGTTTCCAGAAACTATGCTGCTGCCCCGGATGCAGTGACAGTTCCTTTTGGTGATAATCCATTGCACCCAATTGCTGTCGTCCTTAG GAGATCGTATCATGGTGGGCATGCTAGAGTTGATCATCGTGGACGTGGTAAAGGGAAGTTCAATAGTCAGGAAGCTGATGGATGGCAAAGGAAGCCTCTCAGTAATGATTCCTCAAATGCAGTTATAGCTTCAAACAATAATAATGTTGGAGAGGCTTCTGAGAATTCTATGATGTATCCAGTAGGGAAGGTTGAGGGAGATTTGGCTGAAGTATGTGATTCAGCTGATATTCAGGCACAG GATGACAAGCAACGGTACCTTCAACTACagaaggaagaggaagaacGAGTAAGGGAGCAGAAGGCCAAGGCTCTTGCTAAACTAGAAGAATTGGACCGCCGAAAACAAGCAGGTGCAAACCAGAAGGCTGTGAGCCTGACACAGCAGTGCACAGTCAGGAGCTATCCTCTTCTCTATCCAGTGAGGAATCCCAGAGCAAGGTACCTACTCAGTGGAAACCGAATCGCAGAATTCCAAAAAATCAACAGGGACATAGATTTACAGACAAGCATCATGGTAGTGGTAGTGATACCGTTGTTTGGGCTCCTAAGGCTAAGGCTTCGGATGAATTGA
- the LOC125188512 gene encoding uncharacterized protein LOC125188512 isoform X16, with translation MHLLHEALRDHVSLQRMCKDYYSGVSEVIYYVEKHLDNPDVAYVASHKLLSMAGIKVRRHEPQMDQILIKFYELLPIPHICFGTAAMASHRTPVSRNYAAAPDAVTVPFGDNPLHPIAVVLRRSYHGGHARVDHRGRGKGKFNSQEADGWQRKPLSNDSSNAVIASNNNNVGEASENSMMYPVGKVEGDLAEVCDSADIQAQDDKQRYLQLQKEEEERVREQKAKALAKLEELDRRKQAGANQKAVSLTQQCTVRSYPLLYPVRNPRARYLLSGNRIAEFQKINRDIDLQTSIMVVVVIPLFGLLRLRLRMN, from the exons atgcatcTGCTGCACG AGGCTTTACGTGACCATGTTTCCTTGCAACGAATGTGCAAAGATTATTATTCAG GTGTTTCAGAAGTTATCTACTATGTGGAAAAGCATCTGGATAACCCGGATGTTGCTTATGTTGCTTCTCACAAGCTTCTATCTATGGCAGGCATAAAA GTGAGGAGACATGAGCCTCAGATGGATCAGATCTTGATCAAATTCTATGAATTATTGCCCATCCCTCACATCTGCT TTGGTACTGCTGCTATGGCTTCTCATAGGACTCCTGTTTCCAGAAACTATGCTGCTGCCCCGGATGCAGTGACAGTTCCTTTTGGTGATAATCCATTGCACCCAATTGCTGTCGTCCTTAG GAGATCGTATCATGGTGGGCATGCTAGAGTTGATCATCGTGGACGTGGTAAAGGGAAGTTCAATAGTCAGGAAGCTGATGGATGGCAAAGGAAGCCTCTCAGTAATGATTCCTCAAATGCAGTTATAGCTTCAAACAATAATAATGTTGGAGAGGCTTCTGAGAATTCTATGATGTATCCAGTAGGGAAGGTTGAGGGAGATTTGGCTGAAGTATGTGATTCAGCTGATATTCAGGCACAG GATGACAAGCAACGGTACCTTCAACTACagaaggaagaggaagaacGAGTAAGGGAGCAGAAGGCCAAGGCTCTTGCTAAACTAGAAGAATTGGACCGCCGAAAACAAGCAGGTGCAAACCAGAAGGCTGTGAGCCTGACACAGCAGTGCACAGTCAGGAGCTATCCTCTTCTCTATCCAGTGAGGAATCCCAGAGCAAGGTACCTACTCAGTGGAAACCGAATCGCAGAATTCCAAAAAATCAACAGGGACATAGATTTACAGACAAGCATCATGGTAGTGGTAGTGATACCGTTGTTTGGGCTCCTAAGGCTAAGGCTTCGGATGAATTGA
- the LOC125188512 gene encoding uncharacterized protein LOC125188512 isoform X15 — protein MVQETPKEALRDHVSLQRMCKDYYSGVSEVIYYVEKHLDNPDVAYVASHKLLSMAGIKVRRHEPQMDQILIKFYELLPIPHICFGTAAMASHRTPVSRNYAAAPDAVTVPFGDNPLHPIAVVLRRSYHGGHARVDHRGRGKGKFNSQEADGWQRKPLSNDSSNAVIASNNNNVGEASENSMMYPVGKVEGDLAEVCDSADIQAQDDKQRYLQLQKEEEERVREQKAKALAKLEELDRRKQAGANQKAVSLTQQCTVRSYPLLYPVRNPRARYLLSGNRIAEFQKINRDIDLQTSIMVVVVIPLFGLLRLRLRMN, from the exons ATGGTACAAGAAACACCCAAAG AGGCTTTACGTGACCATGTTTCCTTGCAACGAATGTGCAAAGATTATTATTCAG GTGTTTCAGAAGTTATCTACTATGTGGAAAAGCATCTGGATAACCCGGATGTTGCTTATGTTGCTTCTCACAAGCTTCTATCTATGGCAGGCATAAAA GTGAGGAGACATGAGCCTCAGATGGATCAGATCTTGATCAAATTCTATGAATTATTGCCCATCCCTCACATCTGCT TTGGTACTGCTGCTATGGCTTCTCATAGGACTCCTGTTTCCAGAAACTATGCTGCTGCCCCGGATGCAGTGACAGTTCCTTTTGGTGATAATCCATTGCACCCAATTGCTGTCGTCCTTAG GAGATCGTATCATGGTGGGCATGCTAGAGTTGATCATCGTGGACGTGGTAAAGGGAAGTTCAATAGTCAGGAAGCTGATGGATGGCAAAGGAAGCCTCTCAGTAATGATTCCTCAAATGCAGTTATAGCTTCAAACAATAATAATGTTGGAGAGGCTTCTGAGAATTCTATGATGTATCCAGTAGGGAAGGTTGAGGGAGATTTGGCTGAAGTATGTGATTCAGCTGATATTCAGGCACAG GATGACAAGCAACGGTACCTTCAACTACagaaggaagaggaagaacGAGTAAGGGAGCAGAAGGCCAAGGCTCTTGCTAAACTAGAAGAATTGGACCGCCGAAAACAAGCAGGTGCAAACCAGAAGGCTGTGAGCCTGACACAGCAGTGCACAGTCAGGAGCTATCCTCTTCTCTATCCAGTGAGGAATCCCAGAGCAAGGTACCTACTCAGTGGAAACCGAATCGCAGAATTCCAAAAAATCAACAGGGACATAGATTTACAGACAAGCATCATGGTAGTGGTAGTGATACCGTTGTTTGGGCTCCTAAGGCTAAGGCTTCGGATGAATTGA